The genomic DNA CATTTTCCGTGTTTATTTTGTTTCGTTTCCTTTTTCCTTTCAGAAGGGGATAGGATGGGATGATTGGTGGCTAacttttttcattaatttttttacCATTATTCTATATAGCATATGATAAGAAACTACTAgtatatttgaagcattttcttGCTTTTCTGAACAATGTCAAGTTCTTCAGCTTCAATCATTAGCCTTTATTCTCCCTATTTAGCTTTTATCTAAGTAGTTCTTTAACAAAGGAGCTTTGTTTATTTTATGGCATTTTATCAGTTTTATATATTGAGTATTAGATATCTTATGCATGGCTAAGATTATCATGTATCTTTAGGGTTTATATCTAAggctataaaaaaaaattatttgcaaAAAAGCCTAGTAATTTTACTTGCAAGAAGAAAGCCTATATAAATAAGTTGTAGGCTTCAAAACCAATCTTAAtattcttattttttttctttgaattaATTTAAAGGAATTTAAGGGTTTTTTTACCCTCAGTTTTCCAGGGTTTCAACTGTTTTCTTACTTGTTTGTTCAGCATTACTCCTTCACATCACTGTGGTTTTCTCTCATACACCACATCATTCTTGTTGTGGCTTTCTTTAATATATTGACCTTGCAAATTGTTCAAAATAATTAGTATTCATGAGTTATTTGTTCATTTAAGAAAAGACTCTTAATTTGTAGTAGTTAATAATTTGATTTAACTGTAGGTAAGCCTGTTGCACCAATGAAAATGGGGTAAATGTGctcattttagttatttatttgatGTGATGAGTAACAGTGCATTATGTGGATGTAGCACTAATAAGGAAGGACTAGTAAACACATCTAGAAACTAGCCCCTTGGTTAGGTATGGCTGGAGTCTAGATCTAGTTTCTTGAGTCAAGTATTAACCTTTTGTAGTATGTTCCCATTTTGCATTATAAGTATTCATTTTTATGtcccaattttattttaatttgcttCTGAAGAAAgaattattgttttttttttcctttttatatttACATTTTTCTTAGTTGTGTTTTGGATCTAATTAGTAATAATTCTCTGTTGGGGTAACAGTAGGCGTGTAAGATGGAATGAGGAGAATTTGTTAGAAATTGAAGCAAACAAACCTGTAAGGAAGAAAATAATTGAACCCAAGACACCGTACCATCCCatgattgatgatgatgatggtatGCATAGTGTTTACCCTTCTACATAAGTTTAGTATTTCATGCTTAGATACTTGTGTAATTATTCACAAATTGGTGTTGAACtagctttatttttaatttatttctgcTTTGGGTTAGAACTTTATTCTGAAAGTTGAATTGCATTTTCACATTGCAATCTGGCTCTTGATTTGCAGGGTCTTTGTCTCCTGTAGGGCATGGTTTCAATGATTGTATCGCTGATGCTATGGATGCAGAGGAGTTGCGATCTGCTTTGAAGGATGTGGCTTCCTCGAGCAAAAAAACAATTGGGCAGTCTAGTGGTTGGACATCttctgatgatgatgatgatcctATGGAAGAAGGTTTGCTAACTATTGTTGCTAAATAGTCCTTTTCCCTTGGAATATTGAAAATGGTTTTACTATAGTTAAAGTTGATTAGTGTTTTTGATGACTTGCTTTATGAGTTTATCTTTCATTAGAGTAAAATTGTGCAAATCCTTGTCAGATTGAATTGTACAAGGTTTGTTCTAGTAGAAAACCTTTTTTATTGTTAAACACCAAAACCCTTTCTTGTTTTCCTAGTAAAACTAGGGTGTGAGGTTGAGTGTTGAAATGCTTAGGATTTAGCTTTTGTTGTGTCTGTTGAAAGATTCACAATGTTGAAATTCATAAAAGGGTTATTGCATCTAA from Gossypium arboreum isolate Shixiya-1 chromosome 9, ASM2569848v2, whole genome shotgun sequence includes the following:
- the LOC108454749 gene encoding protein phosphatase inhibitor 2-like isoform X3, with amino-acid sequence MNRRVRWNEENLLEIEANKPVRKKIIEPKTPYHPMIDDDDGSLSPVGHGFNDCIADAMDAEELRSALKDVASSSKKTIGQSSGWTSSDDDDDPMEEDGSGMSFKEHRKAHYNEFLKVKELRQKGSFLEDEGDDVGGDSSSSLRSSAKGKEKDEGSATLPQRSSAGPANGL
- the LOC108454749 gene encoding protein phosphatase inhibitor 2-like isoform X4, whose protein sequence is MKRVRWNEENLLEIEANKPVRKKIIEPKTPYHPMIDDDDGSLSPVGHGFNDCIADAMDAEELRSALKDVASSSKKTIGQSSGWTSSDDDDDPMEEDGSGMSFKEHRKAHYNEFLKVKELRQKGSFLEDEGDDVGGDSSSSLRSSAKGKEKDEGSATLPQRSSAGPANGL